Below is a window of Verrucomicrobiota bacterium DNA.
AGGAAGCCAAAGAAGTTGTTATTTCGGTCAATCTTGGAATTGGAAATTCAACAGCTACCGTATGGGGATGCGATTTGTCCGAGGGCTATATCAAAGTTAACGCGTTGTATCGTACTTAGTCAGCCGCCCGAAACGGGAGGGATAAAAACTACTTCGTCACCGTCCTGAAGTTCGGTTTCCCAAGTAACAAACGCTTGGTTAATTGAAACACGCAAAGCGCCTTTCTCCAGGGTGAACCCGTATTTGGCTTTCAGTTTAGCGTATAACGCGGCAACCGTTTGGGTTTCAATTTCGAGCTTTTCCTCCTGCAACCCACGTTGGTCCTGCAAAATTGCAAAGTAATACAGTTGGATAGTCATACCGACGAGTCGCTGGAGAAATCGTGTTTCCCACCCGTTTTCGAAATCAACCGAGTATCCACTATCCGAATGTCATGTGACAGCGCTTTACACATATCGTATAAAGTTAGCGCAGCAACTGAAGCTCCAGTTAGTGCTTCCATCTCCACCCCCGTTTTGTGATCGGTCGATGCCGAACAAAGAATTTTAACCCTTTGATTTTCAAGCGGCTCGATATCAATCTTGCAATTATCGAGCGGTAAAGGATGGCAAAGTGGAATAAGATCACTGGTCTTTTTGGCCGCCATTATCCCAGCTAAAATAGCCGTTTGGAACACTGGACCCTTTTTACTCTGAATCTCCCCTTCATGCAATTGAGCCCAAATGTTATCCGTTAATTGAACAATCGATTGAGCAACTGCGGTTCGGCGATTGGCCGATTTACCTGAAATATCCACCATTGAAGGCTGGTTGGATTCATTGATATGAGTAAAATCAGACATTATTTATCACCACGGATAGAAGGGTGCAGAAAATCCAACTGGAAATTCATTTTGGTCTCCAGGCAATTCAATAAAGCCATCACTCATGGCCAGCCCAGCCAAGTCTCCAGAATTCTGAGTAGGCAGAGGTTGAACT
It encodes the following:
- the moaD gene encoding molybdopterin converting factor subunit 1 produces the protein MTIQLYYFAILQDQRGLQEEKLEIETQTVAALYAKLKAKYGFTLEKGALRVSINQAFVTWETELQDGDEVVFIPPVSGG
- the moaC gene encoding cyclic pyranopterin monophosphate synthase MoaC, producing MSDFTHINESNQPSMVDISGKSANRRTAVAQSIVQLTDNIWAQLHEGEIQSKKGPVFQTAILAGIMAAKKTSDLIPLCHPLPLDNCKIDIEPLENQRVKILCSASTDHKTGVEMEALTGASVAALTLYDMCKALSHDIRIVDTRLISKTGGKHDFSSDSSV